GACACAAAAGAAGTAAAAGTAAATTATTTTTTAAAATTTTACTACTAACAATTTTTACCCTTTTTTTAACTTCAGGATTTATAAATGCTTCTGATATTAGCAATCGATTACCCATCCCCCGCACATTTCCTTTACCACCATCCCTAGCTACCCTCAACCTAGATAACCATGAAGATTATTTCAATAACCTAGAACCTCATTTAGTAGGACATTTGATCTGGTCTGAGTTTCCCGTTAAAGTTTACATTAACCCCCCCGACAAAAGTCTTTCTGAATCAGCCTATGAAAGATACCAACAATGGCAAAAAGCGGCCGAAAGTGCGATCGCATCTTGGCAACCTTACATACCCCTAGAAATCATTGCCATAGAAGATAATGCAGATATTATCATCCGCCGTCAACCGCCCCGAATTAGGGGAAAATTTAATCCAGAAACAGGGCTTTTCGACTTACCTAGAATTACCTCAGCCACCGCCACTGTCAAATTTTATGCCACCGAAACCCAACCAGCTAAACTAAAACATCAAATGATAATTGAGGTTAGCCCCAATCAAACCTTTGACTACTGGGTTAATAATATCACCCATGAACTAGGACACGCCCTCGGAATTTGGGGACATAGCCCCCACCAAGACGATATAATGTATTATTCTCAAACCCGTAATATTCCTTCCATATCCCCAAGAGATTTAAACACCCTCATCAAAGTGTATCAACAACCTACCCGACTAGGAAGCCCTTTCCCTTAAGATATTTATTACCATGAAAAAAAAGAAAACCCCACGGATTGTCATTCCCTCAGAAGTAAGGAAATATATTTATCAAAGGGATAATTATCGCTGTCAAAGTTGTGGGAAACAAAACCAAGAAACTACCCTAAACATTGATCATATAATACCCCTTGCCAAAGGAGGAACTAATGACATTAGTAATTTACAAACCCTTTGCGCTAATTGTAATCAAAAAAAACGAGATAAATTAGATTATCGCTTTCGTCGTCATTACTCATAACCTAAATTCGGGATAACGGGTTATGAATAGCACAAGTGTAGGTTAGAGATGTGATGTTGCTTAATTACAGTGTGATACCAAATCCGATTTGTAGGATTTACGGCATTGCTGATTTTGAGTATGAAACATTATTGGATTACAGTAAATGTATAGTATTAAAACTATTATTACCATTGCCTATTGCCCATTGCCTATTGCCAAACTAAACTTGATTATAAGTTATTTTTTATCTGTTGCTTATTCCCTGCCAACCCCAGAAAATGTTATCCCCAATTGAGGTTACTTAAGATTGAGCCGTAGCCGAAGTTAAAAACACCTCCCCATCAATTAAACGCTTAGCCACATCCAACAATTCATCCTCAATATAAGGCTTAGTAAAATAAGCCCTAGCACCTAAATCCGCCGCAATGCTACGATGTTTTTCAGCGCCCCTAGACGTAACCATAGCCACAGGTAATTGAGATAAAACATCATCCTGTTGCATTCT
The Cyanobacterium stanieri LEGE 03274 genome window above contains:
- a CDS encoding matrixin family metalloprotease, whose protein sequence is MRHKRSKSKLFFKILLLTIFTLFLTSGFINASDISNRLPIPRTFPLPPSLATLNLDNHEDYFNNLEPHLVGHLIWSEFPVKVYINPPDKSLSESAYERYQQWQKAAESAIASWQPYIPLEIIAIEDNADIIIRRQPPRIRGKFNPETGLFDLPRITSATATVKFYATETQPAKLKHQMIIEVSPNQTFDYWVNNITHELGHALGIWGHSPHQDDIMYYSQTRNIPSISPRDLNTLIKVYQQPTRLGSPFP
- a CDS encoding HNH endonuclease, with amino-acid sequence MKKKKTPRIVIPSEVRKYIYQRDNYRCQSCGKQNQETTLNIDHIIPLAKGGTNDISNLQTLCANCNQKKRDKLDYRFRRHYS